The Enterococcus sp. 7F3_DIV0205 genome has a window encoding:
- a CDS encoding DUF47 domain-containing protein — MARKKQFDYFGELEHLAKNAHQAAELLEMIAIDYSLEKLESEAEKIHILEREGDQIVQKILNELYISFITPIDREDIVEITQRLDDVLDTINSIAYLLSSLVVKELNDNALIFITYGVEATAGVLTATKEFAKFKNSKTLHAMIDEVSEIEGKADKLYSDALKDLFTNEENPIEVIRWKNVYDQLEELLNASESVVDVIGGLVIKNS; from the coding sequence ATGGCTAGAAAAAAGCAATTTGATTACTTTGGTGAATTAGAGCATTTAGCAAAAAATGCTCATCAAGCTGCAGAGCTTTTAGAAATGATTGCAATTGATTATTCCCTTGAAAAACTTGAGAGTGAAGCGGAAAAAATCCATATTTTAGAACGTGAAGGGGATCAGATCGTTCAAAAAATATTGAACGAGTTATATATTTCATTTATCACACCTATTGATAGGGAGGATATCGTTGAGATTACGCAGCGATTAGATGATGTGCTGGATACGATTAATAGTATAGCTTATTTGCTAAGTAGTCTAGTTGTAAAAGAGTTGAACGATAATGCGCTGATTTTTATTACGTATGGAGTAGAAGCTACGGCGGGTGTTCTAACGGCAACTAAAGAATTTGCAAAATTTAAAAATTCAAAAACATTGCATGCGATGATCGATGAAGTGAGCGAAATCGAGGGGAAAGCTGATAAATTATACAGTGATGCTTTGAAAGATTTATTTACAAATGAGGAAAATCCAATTGAAGTTATACGCTGGAAAAATGTTTATGATCAGTTAGAAGAGCTATTAAATGCCAGTGAATCAGTTGTAGATGTAATTGGCGGATTAGTGATAAAAAATAGTTAA
- the rpsT gene encoding 30S ribosomal protein S20, with protein sequence MPNIESAIKRVRTNANKNAQNSSQKNAMRTAIKKFEDAVAAGADNVDALYKEAAKAVDMAETKGLIHKNKASRDKSRLSKKLAK encoded by the coding sequence ATGCCAAATATTGAATCTGCAATTAAACGTGTACGTACTAACGCTAATAAGAATGCTCAAAATTCATCTCAAAAAAATGCTATGCGTACAGCTATCAAGAAATTTGAAGATGCTGTAGCTGCTGGTGCTGACAACGTAGATGCGTTATATAAAGAAGCTGCTAAAGCTGTTGATATGGCTGAAACAAAAGGATTAATCCATAAAAACAAAGCAAGCCGTGACAAATCTCGTCTAAGCAAAAAATTAGCAAAATAA
- a CDS encoding inorganic phosphate transporter, whose protein sequence is MGVIFVNGWTDAPNAIATAVSTRVLKPNVAIWMAVVMNFFGALVMTFFNAQVAETISNIVSFDAQGNASQVALAAALFSIVVWSVAAWYFGIPTSESHALIAGLTGSAMALGGLGAVNGAEWTKVLVGLVVSTVMGFGGGFLVTKLIVILFKNVVRRTANKVFTYGQAFGAAANAFLHGAQDGQKFMGVFMLGLYYNNLAEKSGSGFIIPIWVMVLCSVTMGFGTSVGGMRIIKSVGMDMVKLERYQGFAADLSTAICLFAASIFGIPVSTTHTKTTAIMGVGASKRVSSVDWRIVKEMLIAWILTFPGCGLIAFVMAKIFIALF, encoded by the coding sequence ATGGGTGTTATTTTTGTTAATGGCTGGACAGATGCGCCGAATGCAATTGCAACCGCTGTCTCGACGCGTGTCTTAAAACCAAATGTCGCAATTTGGATGGCAGTTGTCATGAACTTTTTTGGTGCATTAGTGATGACTTTCTTCAATGCTCAGGTAGCTGAAACGATCAGTAACATTGTTAGTTTTGATGCACAGGGAAATGCATCACAAGTAGCGTTAGCGGCAGCTTTATTTTCGATTGTGGTTTGGTCGGTAGCTGCTTGGTATTTTGGTATTCCAACAAGTGAGAGTCATGCGCTAATTGCTGGTCTTACAGGTTCTGCAATGGCTTTAGGTGGACTTGGAGCAGTGAACGGCGCCGAGTGGACAAAAGTTCTTGTGGGTCTAGTTGTGTCTACTGTTATGGGATTTGGCGGCGGATTTCTTGTTACAAAACTAATTGTAATCCTTTTCAAAAATGTAGTTAGGAGAACAGCGAATAAAGTTTTTACATATGGACAAGCATTTGGTGCTGCTGCAAATGCTTTTTTACACGGTGCTCAGGATGGTCAAAAATTTATGGGTGTATTTATGTTGGGACTTTATTATAATAATTTAGCAGAAAAATCAGGATCTGGCTTTATTATTCCTATCTGGGTAATGGTTCTCTGCTCGGTAACGATGGGTTTTGGAACTTCTGTTGGCGGTATGAGAATCATAAAATCAGTTGGTATGGATATGGTGAAGTTAGAACGATACCAAGGATTTGCAGCTGATTTAAGTACAGCTATTTGTTTATTTGCGGCCTCTATTTTTGGTATACCAGTTTCTACTACTCATACTAAAACGACTGCCATAATGGGGGTAGGCGCTTCAAAAAGAGTGTCTAGCGTCGATTGGCGCATTGTAAAAGAAATGTTGATTGCTTGGATCTTGACGTTTCCGGGCTGCGGGCTCATTGCCTTTGTGATGGCAAAAATATTTATAGCATTATTTTAA
- a CDS encoding HD domain-containing protein → MDNQKIEKIKNYVQAIMEKDQSGHGMDHINRVVRLATTIAETETCDLYIVTAAAYLHDTVDDKLVSDSNQAYQQLETFLKQIDSSTAQIQHIIYIIKNISFSKQFTGTKEKLTIEGQIVQDADRLDAMGAIGIIRTIYYGGHKGNQIYDPTIKPRTLRSKSEYRDESTIINHFYEKILLLNDRLNTEYAKKIGSKRQKFLEAFLEEFFEEWG, encoded by the coding sequence ATGGACAATCAAAAAATTGAAAAAATCAAGAATTATGTACAAGCAATAATGGAAAAAGATCAAAGTGGTCATGGGATGGATCATATCAACAGAGTAGTACGATTAGCCACTACAATTGCTGAAACTGAAACCTGTGATCTTTATATTGTTACAGCAGCAGCTTATCTGCATGATACTGTTGATGATAAATTAGTTTCTGATTCAAATCAAGCGTACCAGCAATTAGAAACGTTTTTAAAGCAAATTGATAGTTCAACTGCTCAAATCCAGCATATCATCTATATAATCAAAAACATTTCTTTTAGCAAACAATTTACTGGAACGAAAGAAAAACTCACAATCGAAGGTCAAATTGTACAAGATGCAGACCGTTTAGATGCTATGGGAGCCATTGGAATTATTCGAACGATTTATTACGGTGGGCACAAAGGTAATCAAATCTACGATCCTACTATTAAACCTAGAACACTGCGCTCAAAAAGTGAGTATCGTGATGAAAGTACAATTATCAATCACTTCTACGAAAAGATTCTTTTGCTGAATGATCGTTTAAATACAGAATATGCTAAAAAAATAGGGAGTAAACGTCAAAAATTCTTAGAAGCTTTTCTAGAAGAATTTTTTGAAGAGTGGGGATAA